The Chelonia mydas isolate rCheMyd1 chromosome 1, rCheMyd1.pri.v2, whole genome shotgun sequence nucleotide sequence GGCAGGAATGCCAATCCTTCATCTCTCAGAACTGTTATGGGCTGCTGGGAACTAGACTGAGGGGATATCCAATTCATTACCATCATCTGCAAAAGGCTGGATCTCCATAGTCAGCTAATGGGTCAAGTTTTCAAACACCACCCTGATCAAGGGATGGACCCAGGGTGAAGGAGGACAATTCAtgtattagaaaaaaaatccagtgtttctGTAGCAGAAAATATAGCATCAAAATTGAAAAATACCAAAGCTAAGAAATAGCTGTGGGAGTTCCAGCTGCTGAGGCTTTCATGGTTGGTGAATCAGGCATATTGTGAGACAGGGCAAAGTGTCTCAAACATGTCGCTTATCACCATTTCTCCTTGCTCTTTTGCTCTGTCCCTCACAACAGGTAAATTGCCACACACTCCACGCCTCACTGGTGCAGCAGTTTGCTAGTAGAACGAGgcttgggagggaggagagctctGCAATGTTGCTCGGTGGGGGTGTTGGCCAGAAGTATGCAAGGAAAAAGAATCAGGATCTTGATTCCCTTCGCACTTACACTAGGgtaaatccacagtaactccacAGAATTCGGTGGACTTTCACAGGTGCGAAACTGATGGGAGAGGAGACTTGGCTGAGGAGATACTCCAGATTGCTCTCATAGAATAGGTCTGCTCACAGGCAttgcttccctttttttttttttttttttaaatgttggccaCACCATTAATTTAAGAGATGCCAACACCGTTCTCTTTCATATAAGCCAAGATGAGTCTGAAACATTTCATAAGTAGAGGTTTCTTTTAACTCAACTGAGATAGCTCCGTGGCTGCAAAACAGGAGCAATCACATTGGCCAACCAACTATGAGCATCCTTACAAGGATCTTCAGATGACTTGATTCCTGCAAATTGCACTCCTGTCTAGATCTCTGGGAACCGAGCCACTGATTTTGAGTGGGACTGGAAAGGCTCGGTCAGTAATAAAGCATGTGAAAGTATCTGAGATTTATGACCTAGAACCCTGAGTTCAAGACGGCTGCTAGTAGTCAGCAACAGCTCGCTTTGCTCCTATGTCACTGTGACGTATCAGGGCCTGAGAACTTAAGAGGATTTAGCCTGGAAATAGGCCCATAGACACTGTTCTACTGGTGTGCCATGGTCAGGCAGCTGAGCGTATCTTATTTGTCACCTCTCTCATTGGGTAATTTTTGTATGCTATCCCTTCTGTTTCTACCCTATAAACTGTTAGATCATGTTAGGTAACCTCCCTTTCCCTTGTATTTTGCACACCATTTGAAGACCACACCTTTATAAATCCAAGAGAATGGATAATACTAAGAGACAGGACTATCTGAAGGAAAAATTGAGATGTTTCCAATTTTCACCCTGTCAAAGGGGCTGTCAGGATGATGAGAGGTTACAAAGTGATTTTCTACTGCTGAGCTGGCATAATGATCCAGctagaaccccccccccccttccacctcCTTTCTTATAATGGAGGGAAAGGATTCATTCAGACCTGCACAACTTCATATCTGTTCCAATGAGCCTCGGTAATgtggaggagaggaaaagaagagggaaagggagaaatgCAGTCTGTGGACTATTTTGACAAGAAGTTGCCAGCGAGAGCAAAATATCGGTTTCCAAATTTCTAGCCATGCTGTGGACAAAAATGTGCCCCTTTCTTGTAAGCCTGATGCTATAATCTTGATGGTTAATGAAGTTAAATGACAGGTTTCCCCATCTTCCCTGTGAAGATTGTCAGTGTCATGCATATGGTGGGAACTTGGATAGACAGTGAGGCTGCACAATGGACTTACTCAACACTGAATGTTAAGAATTTGCTTTCCTAAGCCGTCAGAAGTCTTGCATCACGTTCTCATTTACgtgaaacaggatttttttaatcAAGGAGAAATGCTGCTCTTCAGCTCCtgtgcgctcgctctctctctctccctgcctccaaaTTCAGCTCCTGTAAactctgagggcctgatcctgagccctTTGCAACCAATAgaaatactcccactgacttcagtgagggttGGATGGGGCCCTTCATCTCTCCCCCCTGTGAGTGCCTTTGCTGTCTCCCATCCTGTGCTAAATCTGGGTTTCTATGAAGTCCTGCTCCCTCTAGTGTTGGGACTCAGCTTCTGCACCAAGGAAGGTACCACAAATTTAGCAAGCCCTGAAATGTAACTAAAGTCCTAATCTGCCCTCCACAAGGTCACAACTGGCAATGAAGCCTATGGTGCTTATACCTCTGTACTaggggcagaatttgaccctccTGAAGCCACCTACCTTCAATGCCGATTTTGCCATCGCCATCCTTATCTCCAGCAGCCAGGAGCATCTTCGTTTCTTTATCAGATAGGTCTCTGCCATCAGGGGTGAAGCCCTTCAGTACAAATCTAAAGAAAAGGCATGGGACAAAGAGGAGGCTGGGTCAGTAGGGTTTAACATTCCTGGTTTTTAGAGATGACGAGCAGTGGTGTTGAGAGATGCAATTGAATCCAAAGGCCTGGCCCCTGTTGGCAACCTTCTTTATCACACAGAAAGAATGAGTGCTCTCACCTGGAACTGTTTGAGATGGAGGAGTTGTAGTTAGATTACAGATCACTCACATAAAAGTTAGATACCTTTCTCTCGACACACATTTGATCCTACTTTTAACTGTTTACTCCCCCTGCTGAACCATGCAAACAACTAGACACTGCCCAAGACGGCAATTAGGAGTCTGAATGGGACTGCATACTAGGGTGTGTTTCACTCAGATGAAAATATGAACACATCCTCTTAATGTAAGGACAGAGGGAGGACTTGACCTGCTTACTTCAACTCATCTTCCTCAATGAAGCCACTCTGATCTTTATCAAGAATGTGGAAAACCTTCTTTACATCTTCCTGGCTCTTCTTTTTCAGCCCCACGATTTCAAAGAACTTCTTGTGG carries:
- the PVALB gene encoding parvalbumin alpha isoform X1, which produces MAAVRLTSGTDRCLPFQTPPVSLRQRSTVAESFCHKKFFEIVGLKKKSQEDVKKVFHILDKDQSGFIEEDELKFVLKGFTPDGRDLSDKETKMLLAAGDKDGDGKIGIEVKIEGPEQPPSPGPCYPGG
- the PVALB gene encoding parvalbumin alpha isoform X3, with protein sequence MAAVRLTSGTDRCLPFQTPPVSLRQRSTVAESFCHKKFFEIVGLKKKSQEDVKKVFHILDKDQSGFIEEDELKFVLKGFTPDGRDLSDKETKMLLAAGDKDGDGKIGIEGDVCWVHKGN
- the PVALB gene encoding parvalbumin alpha isoform X2; the protein is MAMADLLSAEEIKAAVGAFSVAESFCHKKFFEIVGLKKKSQEDVKKVFHILDKDQSGFIEEDELKFVLKGFTPDGRDLSDKETKMLLAAGDKDGDGKIGIEVKIEGPEQPPSPGPCYPGG
- the PVALB gene encoding parvalbumin alpha isoform X5, with amino-acid sequence MAMADLLSAEEIKAAVGAFSVAESFCHKKFFEIVGLKKKSQEDVKKVFHILDKDQSGFIEEDELKFVLKGFTPDGRDLSDKETKMLLAAGDKDGDGKIGIEEFITLVAES
- the PVALB gene encoding parvalbumin alpha isoform X4, producing the protein MAAVRLTSGTDRCLPFQTPPVSLRQRSTVAESFCHKKFFEIVGLKKKSQEDVKKVFHILDKDQSGFIEEDELKFVLKGFTPDGRDLSDKETKMLLAAGDKDGDGKIGIEEFITLVAES